The Mytilus edulis chromosome 12, xbMytEdul2.2, whole genome shotgun sequence genome contains a region encoding:
- the LOC139497702 gene encoding uncharacterized protein, which yields MRMYLMTRNNLLLMNRRSNLQPAERRIWSKPRSRNWWDCIVPGFTDEEWIQNFRINKETFDFLKENLHDTLVKYDTPFRKALTVDFKIANIIDGFQNKWGFPNTIGAIDGTHIPILAPKEVPTDYHNRKGFYSIILQAVVDSSYKFWNINVGWAGRVHDARVFANSSIYAQFQGGNVVGKELDKRFNNTTITPFIIGDAAYPLMPWLIKPFRDNGALSAEKRYFNYKLSRARMVVENAFGRLKGRWRCLMKRNDLSTLFVPDVAECCCTLHNICETFLNEFPEEWLEQEEMNNAPNDCQAATQTGERVRDTLINYLLQEREQ from the exons ATGAGGATGTATTTGATGACAAGAAACAACTTATTACTGATGAATAGACGCTCAAATTTACAACCGGCAGAAAGGAGGATATGGAGCAAACCCCGTTCACGGAATTGGTGGGACTGTATAGTTCCAGGTTTTACTGATGAAGAATGGATCCAAAACTTCAGAATCAACAaagaaacatttgattttttaaaagaaaatttacatgaTACGTTAGTTAAATATGATACTCCGTTTAGAAAAGCTTTGACAGTGGACTTCAAAATTGCAA ATATTATTGACGGATTTCAAAACAAATGGGGATTTCCAAACACTATAG gggCCATAGATGGCACACACATTCCAATTCTGGCTCCTAAAGAAGTACCAACTGACTATCACAACAGAAAGGgcttttattcaattattttacagGCAGTTGTTGACTCCTCATATAAGTTTTGGAATATAAATGTTGGCTGGGCAGGTCGTGTTCACGACGCACGAGTTTTTGCAAATTCATCCATATATGCACAATTTCAGGGAGGCAATGTTGTTGGAAAGGAACTAGACAAAAGATTCAATAACACAACAATTACTCCGTTTATTATTGGGGATGCTGCATACCCATTAATGCCATGGTTAATAAAACCTTTCAGGGACAATGGAGCATTAAGTGCAGAAAAGAGATATTTTAATTATAAGTTGTCAAGGGCAAGGATGGTGGTGGAGAATGCATTTGGCAGATTGAAAGGAAGATGGAGATGTTTAATGAAAAGAAATGATTTATCTACACTTTTTGTACCTGATGTTGCAGAGTGCTGTTGTACATTGCATAATATATGTGAAACTTTTTTGAATGAATTCCCTGAAGAATGGCTAGAACAAGAGGAAATGAATAATGCCCCAAATGATTGCCAGGCAGCAACACAAACTGGAGAGCGAGTCAGGGATACATTAATTAACTACCTTTTACAAGAAAGGGAACAGtag